The following proteins are encoded in a genomic region of Xenopus laevis strain J_2021 chromosome 3L, Xenopus_laevis_v10.1, whole genome shotgun sequence:
- the LOC108705349 gene encoding uncharacterized protein LOC108705349 encodes MLCHLCSFILTVHLYCLFDQVIFCKVYFGLCAKMGLEELIHAVEKHPEVYDSSLSSYHDRYKRKLAWLDICKDVFMDWESLTETQQKLKEKEIQTRWRSIRDRFRKDFQASNSTKSGSSPQSLKTHPYFKELMFLQKTVEVRETSTNLEENSSEMCAVGGLDEEEETEYSLPSPLDIERSEPENSAKKANPPKKILSSKNAGCRKKSKSDSADESFQDVLSILNNLQNELHEHQKAKAIQCDDDEATCFAKSLIVHIRQVPENKLLQMKVAVLNCIDTFIKSSVNPEYRPKEYSTLPPVAGPQIYSNTYDYSVPYQMCTEQPSFSKFHSVKMPNYTKNTLQTNIQSSTYPTYHPQVNFLQNSNPHPYTQQLTNRQYQAQTSHHSFENNTQPPLLKHNIPMHVIPLQSQVDKLQTNPPNLSVQHQATSFTKQPHSGHINANPLNENQTTESFLNVNTNTANLIRPPSAENVSQETDYNANSVCKKYSFLRDLGVDVVE; translated from the exons ATGTTGTGCcatttgtgttcttttattttgACTGTTCATTTGTATTGTTTGTTTGACCAGGTAATTTTCTGCAAAGTGTATTTTGGACTATGTGCTAAAATGGGCCTTGAAGAATTAATACATGCAGTAGAAAAGCATCCAGAGGTCTACGACTCCAGCTTATCAAGCTATCATGATCGCTATAAACGCAAGCTAGCATGGCTAGATATATGTAAGGATGTATTTATGGATTGGGAGAGCTTGACTGAAACTCAGCAAAAATTAAAAG aaaaagaaattcaGACTCGTTGGCGGTCTATACGTGATCGATTCCGCAAAGATTTTCAAGCTTCAAACAGTACAAAAAGTGGATCGTCACCACAGAGTTTGAAAACTCATCCATATTTTAAGGAACTGATGTTTTTACAGAAGACAGTAGAAGTGAGAga AACTTCAACTAACCTTGAGGAAAATTCTTCAGAGATGTGCGCTGTTGGTGGGTTAGATGAGGAAGAGGAAACTGAATACTCACTACCTTCCCCGTTAGATATTGAAAGGTCTGAACCAGAAAATTCTGCAAAGAAGGCAAatcctccaaaaaaaattctttcatcTAAAAATGCTGGTTGTCGCAAAAAGAGTAAATCTGATTCTGCTGACGAATCATTTCAAGATGTGCTgagtattttaaataatttacagaaCGAATTACATGAACATCAGAAAGCTAAAGCTATACAATGTGATGATGATGAAGCAACTTGCTTTGCTAAAAGCTTGATTGTTCACATTAGGCAGGTTCCTGAAAACAAGCTGTTACAGATGAAAGTTGCAGTCCTTAATTGTATAGATACTTTTATTAAGAGTTCTGTTAATCCAGAATATAGACCAAAAGAGTATTCTACACTTCCTCCAGTTGCAGGGCCTCAAATATACTCGAACACATATGATTACAGTGTACCATACCAGATGTGTACAGAACAACCTTCATTTTCCAAGTTTCATAGTGTGAAAATGCCAAACTATACTAAAAACACATTGCAAACAAACATTCAGTCATCAACCTATCCAACTTACCATCCTCAagtaaattttttgcaaaactcaAACCCTCATCCTTACACACAACAGTTAACCAACAGGCAGTATCAAGCACAAACCTCTCACCATTCCTTTGAAAACAACACACAGCCACCACTCCTGAAGCACAATATACCAATGCATGTCATTCCACTGCAATCACAAGTAGATAAATTGCAAACAAACCCACCGAATTTGTCAGTGCAGCATCAGGCAACTTCCTTTACAAAACAACCTCATTCAGGACATATTAATGCAAACCCTTTAAATGAGAATCAAACAACAGAGTCATTCctaaatgttaacacaaacaCTGCTAATTTAATCAGACCACCATCTGCAGAGAATGTTTCTCAGGAGACAGACTATAATGCTAATTCGGTGTGTAAGAAATATTCATTTCTGCGTGATCTTGGAGTTGATGTTGTTGAGTAA
- the LOC121401172 gene encoding uncharacterized protein LOC121401172: MPEPNTQMWEGITENFYRTTQFPNCLGALDGKHIRIRKPPRSGSKFFNYKKYFSIVLLALVDSNYKFIAIDVGAYGSTGDSRIFKNSVMGRHITSGRMKFPNPKCLPGGQIALPHVLVADEAFASSQNILKPYPQRGLDIRKRVYNYRLSRARRMVECAFGILANKWRILHTSIQLDVKHVDMVIKACCVLHNFLRLKDRYFSFDDMCHNLTDVHCHATRSTIHALQIRDHFADFFLSPEGEVHWQYHKM, encoded by the coding sequence ATGCCTGAACCCAACACACAAATGTGGGAGGGTATTACAGAGAACTTCTACAGAACCACTCAGTTTCCCAACTGTCTTGGAGCACTAGATGGGAAACACATCCGTATACGCAAGCCCCCAAGAAGtggatcaaagttttttaattataaaaaatacttttccatTGTTTTATTAGCATTAGTTGACAGCAATTATAAGTTCATTGCAATTGATGTTGGTGCATATGGCAGCACAGGTGATTCccgtatttttaaaaattctgttatGGGCCGCCACATCACAAGTGGCAGAATGAAATTTCCAAATCCAAAGTGTTTACCTGGAGGTCAAATTGCATTACCACATGTTTTAGTTGCTGATGAAGCTTTTGCAAGTTCTCAAAATATCTTAAAACCATACCCACAGAGAGGGCTTGATATTCGCAAACGGGTATATAACTATAGGCTGAGTAGAGCACGCAGAATGGTGGAGTGTGCTTTTGGAATTTTAGCCAATAAATGGCGCATTTTACATACCTCTATCCAGCTGGATGTGAAACATGTGGATATGGTCATTAAAGCATGCTGTGTGCTACATAATTTTCTAAGATTAAAAGACAGATATTTCAGTTTTGATGATATGTGTCATAATTTGACTGATGTTCATTGCCATGCTACTCGCTCTACTATACATGCCCTTCAGATTCGAgatcattttgcagatttttttctttctcccgaAGGTGAAGTACATTGGCAAtaccacaaaatgtaa